Sequence from the Saccharopolyspora pogona genome:
CGAGGCGCCCAGGATGAACGCGCCGATCGTGGAGACCGTGTTCAGCGCGGTGAACCCGTCGGACTCCAGGTAGTCGGCGTACCGGCGCGGCATGCCCTCGTTGCCCAGCCAGTGCTGCACCAGGAATGTGCCGTGGAAGCCGATGAAGGTCAGCCAGAAGTGCAGCTTGCCCAGCCGCTCGTCGAGCATCCGCCCGGTCATCTTCGGGAACCAGAAGTAGATGCCGGCGAAGGTCGCGAACACGATCGTGCCGTAGAGCACGTAGTGGAAGTGCGCCACCACGAAGTAGGTGTCCGAGACGTGGAAGTCGACCGGCGGCATGGCCAGCAGGACACCGGTGAGACCGCCGAAGAGGAAGGTGACCAGGAAGCCGACGCTGAAGATCATCGGCGTCTCGAAGGTCAGCTGCCCCTTCCACATGGTGCCGATCCAGTTGAAGAACTTCACGCCGGTCGGAATCGCGATCAGGAACGTGGTGAAGGCGAAGAACGGCAGCAGCACGGCGCCGGTGGCGTACATGTGGTGCGCCCACACCACGACCGACAGGGCCGCGATGCCCAGCGTCGCGAGGACCAGACCCGTGTAGCCGAACAGCGGCTTGCGGCTGAAGACCGGGAAGATCTCCGACACGATGCCGAAGAACGGCAGCGCGACGATGTAGACCTCGGGGTGGCCGAAGAACCAGAACAGGTGCTGCCAGAGGATCACGCCGCCGTTGGCCGGGTCGAACACGTGCGCACCGAGGTGGCGGTCGGCCATCAGGCCCAGCAGCGCGGCGGTCAGGATCGGGAACGCCATCAGGATCAGCAGGCTCGTGACCATGATGTTCCAAGTGAAGATCGGCAACCGGAACATCGTCATGCCCGGGGCGCGCAGGCAGACCACGGTGGTCAGCATGTTGACCGCACCGAGGATGGTGCCCAGACCGGAGACCGCCAGACCGGCGATCCACATGTCCGCGCCGTGGCCCGGCGAGTGCAGGGCGTCCGACAGCGGGGTGTAGGCGAACCAGCCGAAGTCGGCGGCGCCACCCGGCAGCAGGAAGCCGCTGACGACCATCAGGCCGCCGAACAGGTACAGCCAGTAACCCAGGGCGTTCAACCGCGGGAACGCGACGTCCGGGGAACCGATCTGCAGCGGCAGGATGTAGTTCGCGAAGCCGAACAGGATCGGCGTCGCGTACAGCAGCAGCATGACCGTGCCGTGCATGGTGAACAGCTGGTTGTACTGCTCCTGCGACAGGAACTGCAGCCCTGGAACGGCCAGCTCCCCGCGGATCAGCATCGCCATCAGGCCGCCGACCAGGAAGAACGCCATCGACGTGACCAGGTAGAGGATGCCGATTTGCTTGTGGTCCGTGGTGCGGAACATCCGCGCCAGGAATGACCCCTTGACCGTTTTGCGCACCGGATAGGGGCGCGTGGCGATCGGCTGTGGCGCGACGGCCGTCACGGTGCCTCCTGCACTCCCTTTTGAAGCCTCATCGAACCCGACTGGGTCCGCCCCGACCCGGTTGGGCCGGTTGACAGCACGCGACACCCTGCAGGACCCCTGCAGCACAAGCCAGTCGCGATGCCTGCCGACTGCGG
This genomic interval carries:
- the ctaD gene encoding aa3-type cytochrome oxidase subunit I: MTAVAPQPIATRPYPVRKTVKGSFLARMFRTTDHKQIGILYLVTSMAFFLVGGLMAMLIRGELAVPGLQFLSQEQYNQLFTMHGTVMLLLYATPILFGFANYILPLQIGSPDVAFPRLNALGYWLYLFGGLMVVSGFLLPGGAADFGWFAYTPLSDALHSPGHGADMWIAGLAVSGLGTILGAVNMLTTVVCLRAPGMTMFRLPIFTWNIMVTSLLILMAFPILTAALLGLMADRHLGAHVFDPANGGVILWQHLFWFFGHPEVYIVALPFFGIVSEIFPVFSRKPLFGYTGLVLATLGIAALSVVVWAHHMYATGAVLLPFFAFTTFLIAIPTGVKFFNWIGTMWKGQLTFETPMIFSVGFLVTFLFGGLTGVLLAMPPVDFHVSDTYFVVAHFHYVLYGTIVFATFAGIYFWFPKMTGRMLDERLGKLHFWLTFIGFHGTFLVQHWLGNEGMPRRYADYLESDGFTALNTVSTIGAFILGASMLPFLYNIFKSYRYGEVVTVDDPWGYGNSLEWATSCPPPRHNFTELPRIRSERPAFELHYPHIAERMRLEGHLSLTGKTLAHKHEANPAVGVSEDFEK